CCGAAGCGCCAAGAAAGCAGTGGAAAGCACCGGATTGCTCGAACGCTTCCGGAAATCAGAGTCGGACCCAGGATTCGGACGACTGTTCGTCGAATCGGTGACGTTCGAGAGCCAGAGCAAGCTGATGCTCAAATACTATCTTCAGCCATGGCTGAAGCTCACACTCGAGGCAGGGGGCCTGGCGATTATCGGCCCGGGAGCCCTCTCTATCGGGGCGTACGAGTTCGTGCGGAACAGCGTTGGGGGTGCAGGTGCGCTGGCTAGCACATGGCTGGAGCGGATAGCAGGTGGGCAGGGGGCGGCCCTCACGCTCGCATACCGAGGAGCGCTCATGATCAGCCTGGTGCTGATCCTTTGCCTCTGGGTCGACTGGCTGGTCATCGGTCTCATCCTGATGCTCGGCCTGACGGTGCTTCAGAACGGTCGGCGCCCGATCTTCGTGAGTGCGTTCAACGAAGTGATGGACAAATCGGCGCGCGCGACGACGCTATCAATCGAAAGTCAGGCGCGGTCGGTGGTCACTGCTGTGCTGCTCCCGATCACGGGCTGGCTCGCAGACCAGTTCGGCTTGATCGCGGTCTGCCTGGCACTGACTGGTGTGCTGCTCTCCGGGCTCGTCATGGGCAGAATGTGTCAGCCGACCCCACAGTCTACTCCGACCGGATCGCCGTAATCGGGTCGACTCTCGTGCCTGCCCTAGCCGGGATCAGCTGGACAAGAGAGCGGTGAGCGTAGCCACACCTCCACCAGCGTCACCGGGTCTGTTGGACAGGAGGCTACGCGGTACCAGGAGCGACGCGAGGGTGTTCCGATTCCCAGGGGAGAATTCGACCACCACGGCCAGTCCGCCTTCGGCGGCCAGATTTCGGTATCCCACATCATCCACGACGCCGATCACCCGGGTGAGGAGACGCTTTCGCGTCTTCATACTCCATGGTCCACGGTGCTGTAGCGGAGCGCCACGATATAGTGTGTCTTCCTCCCGGGACCCAAGCCGCTCGCGGATCCCAGGTGAGGAGGTTAGATAGCCCACCTTACCGTGCGATCCCGCGCTCACGGTCCGTACTCCCGAAGGAAGGTCTTTCGTGTTCACCCAGGAGTCCCTCGAATACAAGCCGATTCCGCTTCCTCATCGACATGACATGTCCGCCGAGGAGATGCGGGATGCTGCACGTAGCTTCTACGCCTTCATGCAGCGCAGGCACACGATTCGCGACTACTCGGACCGGCCGGTCGACCGAGAGGTCATTGAGCAATGCGTCCTGGCCGCCGGGACCGCCCCGAGCGGAGCGAACCATCAGCCGTGGCATTTTGTCGCCATCTCCAACCCTGACCACAAGCACCGCATTCGGCTCGCCGCAGAGGCAGAAGAGGAAGGCTTCTATAGCGGGGGGGGCAGTGAGGAATGGCTCAAGGCGCTTGAGCCTGTGGGCACGAACAAGGAGAAGCCGCACCTCGATGTCGCCCCATGGCTCATCGTGATCTTCGCCCAGCGGTACGGGGTGTTCCCGAACGGCGAGAAATTCAAGAACTACTATGTGCCCGAAAGTGTCGGGATCGCCACAGGCTTCCTGATCAGTGCGCTGCACCACGCCGGCCTCGCGTCGCTCACGCACACGCCCAACCCCATGAAGTTCCTGAACGAACTCTGTGGCCGGCCCGGCTCCGAGAAGCCGGTCATGATCCTCGCTGTGGGGCATCCGGGGGAGACGGCCACGGTGCCTACCGTAGCGAAGATCAAGAAACCGCTCGACGAAATCCTCACGGTACACGACTAGGCACCGCGGATGGCCGATATGCCAGCCAAGCCTCCGGTTGGCTTCGACCTTACTCGAGAGGAATTCGAGCGCATTGGTCGCCATGTTCTCGACGCTATGTGGGAGTCGGTAGAACGAGGTCAGGAAGATCCTATTCTAGCGCAGGCTCCTGGAAGTGAGATCCGGGCACTCTTCGACGAGCCTCTGCCTCGAGCCGGAGTCCCAATCGACGAAGTGGTGAGCGCCTGGACCGAGAAGATTCTTCCACACTGTCGTCACAACGGACATCCACGATTTTTCGGGTACGTAGTCACGTCACCCGATCCGATTGGTATTTTGGCCGACGCGATGGCCTCGGCCATGAACCAGGGCCTCACTGCATGGCGGTCAGCACCCGGGGCAACGGAGGTCGAGCGCCTCGTTCTGCGCTGGCTCGATGAGCTGGTCGGCTTCGCTGGGAGTGGGAGTGGACTTCTAACCAGTGGCGGATCCGCGGCCAACTTTCACGCTCTGGCTTCCGCGGCTCACCGGGCCGACCTGGCCGACGCACCTCGCCACAGGCAGACAATCTACATGAGTCGCGAAGCTCATGTATCGATGCGTAAGGCAGGGCGAGTACTCGGGCTACCGGAGAGTCAGATCCGGCTGATCGACTTCGATGAACACCGACGGATGCGGCCGGACGAACTCCAGAAGCAGATCCGGAAAGATCGAGCACAGGGCCTAGTCCCGGTCGCGGTGTGCGCCTCAGCAGGAACGGCGAACACGGGGGCGATTGACCCTCTCGACACGATCGCTGACGTGTGCGGCTCAGAGGACATCTGGTTCCACGTCGACGGCGCCTACGGTGCTCCGGCCGCAGCGACGTCGCGCTACGAGTGGATGCGATCCGCCTTTGCACGTGCAGACTCTCTGTCGCTGGACCCTCACAAATGGCTCTTCGCGCCCGTCGACGTCGGCTGCCTTCTGGTGCGCGATGCAGACTGGAATCATCAGGCTTTCGCTTGGGAAAGCGAATACACCAAGGTCACCCAGACTGACTCGATCGAACGCTTCGCATTCTTTGATCAGGGCATCGAGATGACGCGCCGATTCCGAGGGCTCAAGGTGTGGTCCATTCTGAAGGCGAGAGGAGCGGATGGCATCACTGCGGCGATCGATCACGACATCGACCTTCGCACCGCTCTCGACGCACGGGTCGAGGCAGAGCCGGACCTCGAGCCACTGGGCTCGGAGCTGAGCATCAGTTGCTTCCGGTTCCGGCCGCCCGATCTATCGGACGCAGAGACAGACGAGTTGAATCGGACGATCCTGGAAACGATCGTCCGCGAGGGGGCAGCCTACATGTCTCCGACGTACCTCGACGGTCGATACTCGCTCCGAGTGTGCATCGTGAACTTCCGGACAACGCCGAAAGACATCGACTTCCTGCTCGATGAGGTCCTACGGCTCGGAAAACACCTTCGGGACAACCTGCTCCCCGCGTAGAGCCGCAACCGGAGACACCCTCCAGGCTCGTCCCGCTGGCACCATGCGCGCGAGCGCGCTCATGAGTTCA
This genomic interval from Longimicrobiales bacterium contains the following:
- a CDS encoding MFS transporter, coding for MIVRFSLYSIFKNLRFADPFLLLYLLHLGSSFTSIGLLLGFGAITTAVLEVPSGLLADQWGRIKSVATCFLAYASSFSLFPFATTADDGERLIWLYAAIACFSLGEALRTGGHKAIMLDWLDSEGRTGEATRMIGTTRAWSKGTTGVSALGGGLILFLTGGYAWLFYLSAVAAVGGFVLMLTYPASLEGEKTRERRSAKKAVESTGLLERFRKSESDPGFGRLFVESVTFESQSKLMLKYYLQPWLKLTLEAGGLAIIGPGALSIGAYEFVRNSVGGAGALASTWLERIAGGQGAALTLAYRGALMISLVLILCLWVDWLVIGLILMLGLTVLQNGRRPIFVSAFNEVMDKSARATTLSIESQARSVVTAVLLPITGWLADQFGLIAVCLALTGVLLSGLVMGRMCQPTPQSTPTGSP
- a CDS encoding nitroreductase family protein, with translation MFTQESLEYKPIPLPHRHDMSAEEMRDAARSFYAFMQRRHTIRDYSDRPVDREVIEQCVLAAGTAPSGANHQPWHFVAISNPDHKHRIRLAAEAEEEGFYSGGGSEEWLKALEPVGTNKEKPHLDVAPWLIVIFAQRYGVFPNGEKFKNYYVPESVGIATGFLISALHHAGLASLTHTPNPMKFLNELCGRPGSEKPVMILAVGHPGETATVPTVAKIKKPLDEILTVHD
- a CDS encoding aminotransferase class V-fold PLP-dependent enzyme; its protein translation is MPAKPPVGFDLTREEFERIGRHVLDAMWESVERGQEDPILAQAPGSEIRALFDEPLPRAGVPIDEVVSAWTEKILPHCRHNGHPRFFGYVVTSPDPIGILADAMASAMNQGLTAWRSAPGATEVERLVLRWLDELVGFAGSGSGLLTSGGSAANFHALASAAHRADLADAPRHRQTIYMSREAHVSMRKAGRVLGLPESQIRLIDFDEHRRMRPDELQKQIRKDRAQGLVPVAVCASAGTANTGAIDPLDTIADVCGSEDIWFHVDGAYGAPAAATSRYEWMRSAFARADSLSLDPHKWLFAPVDVGCLLVRDADWNHQAFAWESEYTKVTQTDSIERFAFFDQGIEMTRRFRGLKVWSILKARGADGITAAIDHDIDLRTALDARVEAEPDLEPLGSELSISCFRFRPPDLSDAETDELNRTILETIVREGAAYMSPTYLDGRYSLRVCIVNFRTTPKDIDFLLDEVLRLGKHLRDNLLPA